The window aatccacttcaagttatgtgtttactttcacagggggagccgtgtcatggAAATCCAAATTGCAGAATACATTGCAGTCACTGAAGCTGGTAAAGAGCTATTGTGGTTGATTAGATTTCTCTtggagcttggtatgcaacaagaagatgcagttgttttctgtgatagccagagtagatttgagcaagaacgctacatatcattccagaactaagcatattgatgtgagatttcattggttaagagatgcaATAGAAAGCCAGcagatgaagctgaagaaaattCACACTAATAAGAATTcatcagacatgtttacgaagatagttccaaaagacaagtttgagctttgttgtcggcttgtcggcgtgaataccaagtgatgacttgaagatcggtgtgcctctctccgtgggctggagggggagattgttgggccttatgggtccagcccaattaggcaatataaaaaccaaataaaccctaaCTTTGTTTCTCTCTTTACCATAATTTTCAGTGAGAGTTCtgtgaagagatcaagagaaacagagtgaagaaaatacagaagaagaagaagagaagaagatatagaggaagaagaagagaaggagaacagagtatcaccttctttgtcttgattacccttaagttcatttctctcttatttgtaaagggaatttcatgtcttctcaaacctagatttgtttgggtttgaatgaaattagtttctctgtatgtatacctcaactttaggtttaaagttgagaagaacaattgtatcggtttcttactgattagtgatctgttggttttgccccgtggttttttaccctccgtgttgagagggttttctacgtaaatctggtgttctttattactttgctgatctgctagtatgatttggttgacttgTAAAATTAATCAGATTaattgatttcaataggaaagtattattcaacttgaaattcctaacaaaatatttgtatCTCCATTATAGATTATAGATACTTTATAATTAGAATAACCGTATAATTTCTTTCCAAAATTATGATCAAATAGAAATAAGTATGTTGAATGgagaatgttttattttatttatttttatttgatagaaaaaaaagGTCCCgtttgaaattatataattatattaaatatatatatatattatataaaacagTTATGTTGATATGACATGATAAACTTTTCgttattttcaacaaatttgacaattttggataaaattctactaatttataaataaaaagagaatgaGAGAGAAACTGTGGAAGGAGAGTGGAACATAAAAACAGACAAAGCTTGGaaagatttttttctaatttgagATGCTATTCATGAGTGAATCTTCCCTAGTCCATGAGTTGGGCTTATGGATGGCTATgttgaatgttttaaaaaaaaaaaaaaaaaaaaaaaaaaccttaccgttatttcattaaaaattcttaaaaatgaaaaaaaaaatcacgaatttaagagatcattctagacatgcttaaaataattttgaagtcgtaacattctgaataaaaactatataaaaagctaaaaacgtaaatgaattatctgattacaatgttttagggataggatgaactagtgtctagggataatcttcgttgaccatacaagaggagcacattctactttctgcgttttttcccgggttacctcccatatttacTTCGATATCAGTTtctcattgtcctcagctttctaTTCATGAATACTttgtctgtcgtgtagttgtatgtttaCTTATATGATTCAGTATCTTGTCCTTCTGaatttcttctcaggagtgagtctcaattcccgtctttaatgtctttaATTTTCGCTTCTGTGTCGTCCCTTCTATGCGGGTACGTtgaatgtttaatatttattaattcctagatatataatctatatatatacatattaattagGATAAACACAAACAAGTggatgatattaatttaatatatgtataaacatgataattaatattgttaatgtgggggataattaaaaaaatgtattcatCATGCATGCATCTTCTCActtaataaatcatatatagaagcatgcatgcatgcatataCTATAGATATAGTCATATAGATATGATCGATCATTTGATGTAATATATAGGACTGTTTGTAGGTTTGAATATGGAGACCATCTATATACAGAGGAAATATAAGCTTCTTATAACTTccattgaaatattaaaatagatatGTACTTAGAcactctaatatatatatagtataattaaTGGATCATAACGAGAACCAGGTCAGGGAAGGGGGTCTACCcgttatatattcaattatatatgttgtataaaattttattttaaaattaactaagaaaaatgtgaatgaaagtgaatatatataagatttatttatttaaaaagaattttttgaGACATACGTACATAATAAGAAGAGTAAATAGAAAGGGACCAGTGGGGAAGAAATGCATGGCCTCCTAACGACATTGTCTTATGACTGTCATATGTCACTTTGTCTACCTAACAGCGTCTTAATTCAAtgctatttttatttcttttcttttgttttacaCTCCATCAGTCGATCAAATGTCACTACTTATTATACAagtcttaattattaattggttaattactctttatttctaattatttggttcaatattattatgaaaaattaaacccatatacataaattttataaaaaaaaatgtatattttataagctaattccaagtcattttcaaaaaagtcatatctatctatctatctatctgcCAACCACTTGTTTTCCATTATGAACTTAATTGTTGACTTTTCATGTTTGTAATTTTGCAACTTGTTCACTTGGGTCTACTCTTCATCTCTctaatatttttgtgtttttaattaaatgggatgagaaattattgtttataattgaatttataaggataatttaattaagatatatataagaTTAGTTTGAGTAGTAGGAAAGATTGTTGGAAGTGACTAACACAGTTGAGTGAACAagcaattattattattagtttggCATTCAATCAATGATGATGATATTAATGTCAATAACCCTATCTAGCTAGTAGTAGTCACTTTGTGACAAATTGTAATAGAGTGGCGCATGGCATGGCCATTAATATTATAAGGTCCCAATAATtctttagataaaaaaaaaaaaaaaaaaaaaaaaaaaaaaagtgcatTAAGTTGAGGACCTTGATCAGTCATTCGTACAATTTGGACATTACACTTACCTCAATTTTTAATCATGGACCCCTAACTCATTTCTACAATCTTCCTTCCTTAAGGTTGGGTGGGTGCATGAATACCCACAAAAAGgtaacattttattttctcatatttcaattttttttttaacataaatttcaaagagtttagataagtaaaagaattttttttattggttcaCGGTGATATAAAGACATGTGAATTGATAAAATGAACAAAAGCAACAATTAAACTAATGTTTCGAAACAACATCAACATGACTCATAACCTTTGAACGTTTAATCATGtgattatataattatagaatGACTATGACTCGATCGGTGGTGCATCACGATTATGTCAAATTATCTAATAATCCATTGAAGGACTAGATATATGACTCACCCACCATGTTTGTTGTCGATTCCAATAAtgaatttcaatataatatcaCTCGGTCTTCTATTAAAGTTGTGTGGTTGTAAGAGCCAACACGAGTAGGAACATAATGTGATCAAATCTCTTATCGTCACTATCTCTAGTGACCAGTTATATTTGAACTTTTTTTCTAagtaaaagaaaagaagaaaaattgaTTGTTATAAAAATGCAAGTATATACATGTCACAATCATAtgtttatatatacaaatgTCACAATCTTATATACATATAGTTtctcaaactaaaaaaaaaaaagagctTTAGAGGCTGTTATTTTGCAACTGTGGATAATTGTTTGCAGATTTGATTAATTTGGCAATGTATATTTGTAACAatgaataaaatacataaaaccAAAATGTCAATAAAATAGAATAAGTTATGAATAATGTCACATGTTTCAATTTTTGTAAAGAGTTGCTTAATTagttgaaaataattgaaaagtaTTGTTTCAAAAAGAGATAGACAAAACTGAGGCaaaataaatagagaaaattGTTGTATTTTAAGTTACAATCTGACCTAGTATTGCTAAAAGTgtcctaaataaaaataaatgttgcaGAGCTTGAAATAAATGTTGCTAAAACTTCTTTATTTTTGGTGGTGTCCTTTAGGTAAGTCAATCCCTAAAAAAACTTTGTACTAATTAACTTAATACTAAAATTGTTGCCCTGaagaatgtttttttaaatagaaatggTATTAAGTACTTGTATTTCTATTTCTTGATCACTAGAAATGGTAGCTAAATATTAGCTATCATTTGGTAATGTATAGTAGATGCATGAATACATACATCATTTAGTGTCACTACTCTAAGTAGAGTAGGGCATACCCATGTGAAAATCACATGCTTGAATGAAAATGATATGCCAACCTCAATAGGGCCCTCCAATATATCTCTTTTTTATGctaaaaaaaaagagttttcAAGTTCAAGGTTTAATTTCAAACCCTAGCCAGCCAGATCTATATATCCAATTATCTATATAAAGTTCCTAGAATCAAATCGATCCCTTTGTACCCACCAAGACGAAAAAAAGCAAAAAGGGCTTCGACGTAtactaaaataagaaaatgaacCATATCCATTATTCCAATGGTAGAAAATCTCAACCAAAGATCAACAACAAGAAGAGACTCACCGAGGACCAAGTGAGGCTTTTGGAAACGAGTTTCAACTTCAATAACAAGCTAGACCCGGATCAGAAGTTGCAACTAGCCATGGAACTAGGTATTTCTTCTAGAAGGGTCGCAGTTTGGTATCAAAACAAGCGTGCGAGGTGGAAGAGCCAGAGTC is drawn from Impatiens glandulifera chromosome 3, dImpGla2.1, whole genome shotgun sequence and contains these coding sequences:
- the LOC124931955 gene encoding homeobox-leucine zipper protein ATHB-52-like, with the translated sequence MNHIHYSNGRKSQPKINNKKRLTEDQVRLLETSFNFNNKLDPDQKLQLAMELGISSRRVAVWYQNKRARWKSQSLEDDHRTIKMRLESVLTENERLEREVVRLRHDLDKAHDILV